A part of Rhopalosiphum maidis isolate BTI-1 chromosome 3, ASM367621v3, whole genome shotgun sequence genomic DNA contains:
- the LOC113555669 gene encoding serine/threonine-protein kinase SIK3-like isoform X3 has translation MARVPPHPSAGHNNPLVNRLVRVGYYELEKTIGKGNFAVVKLAKHVVTNSKVAIKIIDKTQLNEDNLKKIFREIQIMSKLNHPHIVRLFQVMETEKMIYLVTEYAAGGEIFDFLVKKGRMDEPAACHIFKQIVEAVSYCHNKNIVHRDLKAENLLLDADNNIKLADFGFSNHFYEGKLLSTWCGSPPYAAPELFQGQEYDGPKADIWSLGVVLYVLVCGSLPFDGNTLKVLRANVLSGMFRVPYFMSAACEHLIRHMLVIEPEKRLSLNQIESHKWIKQLSEPITKKLIVDVNPMMNTAVIELMLQLPGLDKDMIVNSVQQKKFDHVSAIYHLLVDKLDTTVNQSNTTNQSLVNETNINGSVNINSNLIENLPLYSMSLYGQDGSIYDSQQLEKYGDVDIGESASSNKTQDNHPVTTRRHTVGPGNGLMTQVMESHYITHLQTGRNINVLPNTNLPLNIPLVEFQSPKNFTIKDQHLLKPPQVMGANNNFGRRASDGGANLQMSQKMNCTFSEPSSKEDLKKQVKIDPNDLRNAIIDQSSKGNLLSEDNAVSTSSSRYTKVMCNTSRHGIGNKEEAQAQQTNLQNTRTRRSGVSTVMDRPPGRESLKDVSGYLPSERYSPVRRTSEPVVTSSEHLEQPNIRNIQQEHIQLQQKLSENTLDTWDHAELQMLHTYHLQSLQTLVDQTPFINATTNHQGNSNILSQHLQNLNLHQAPLVNVPQTQGSITQGTPNIMSNHQIPVPLDLRTNNKINPQPIIVVEDKTLEISEERLPNPEISLMITNEEGGMMEVDTLLTNSVNSMNTGNTLLRKSNTDQPLSAIHHGYEEINHITVDRNNIITDMDSSTCLKTAPLFSDYILKRTASDAFVVDLSDFYSNFTSGNILNIVKYLISSNIRVWPVLDRQNVLQFPTGLQIELEVCSSDTGANSYLKIQRLSGDSTEYNNICHRLVEDYLPCNK, from the exons gttgccattaaaataattgataagacACAATTAAATGaggataatttgaaaaaaatatttagggaaattcaaattatgtcaAAACTTAATCATCCACATATAGTGAGATTATTTCAG GTTATGGAAactgaaaaaatgatttatttggtAACTGAATATGCTGCTGGAGGAGAAATTTtcg attttcttgTAAAAAAAGGAAGAATGGACGAACCTGCTGCTTgtcatattttcaaacaaattgtTGAAGCTGTTAGCTATTgccataataaaaacatagttCATAGAGATTTGAAAGCAGAAAATTTGCTTTTAGATGCTGATAATAACATCAAACTTGCAG attttggaTTTAGCAATCATTTTTACGAAGGAAAATTACTTTCTACTTGGTGTGGTTCTCCTCCTTATGCAGCACCAGAACTATTTCAAGGACAAGAATATGATGGACCAAAAGCTGATATTtgg agtTTAGGTGTAGTATTGTATGTATTGGTTTGTGGTTCTCTTCCGTTTGATGGAAATACTTTAAAAGTACTTCGTGCTAATGTTCTTTCTGGAATGTTTCGTGTGCCATATTTCATGTCAgctg CATGTGAACATTTAATACGACATATGTTAGTCATTGAGCCTGAAAAGAGACTAAGTCTGAATCAAATAGAGTCTCATAAATGGATTAAACAG CTGTCTGAaccaattactaaaaaattaatagtggATGTAAACCCAATGATGAATACAGCAGTAATAGAACTTATGTTACAGTTGCCAGGTCTAGATAAAGATATGATTGTTaat tctgTTCAACAAAAGAAATTTGATCATGTCAGTGCAATTTACCATTTATTGGTTGACAAACTAGATACAACTGTTAATCAAAGCAACACTACTAATCAATCATTAGTTAACGAGACTA atataaatggATCTGTTAATATCAATTCAAatctaattgaaaatttaccgTTATATTCAATGTCACTTTATGGCCAAGACGGTTCAATTTATGATAGCCAGCAATTAGaaaag tatGGTGATGTTGATATCGGAGAATCTGCTAGTTCAAATAAGACTCAAGATAATCATCCAGTGACTACTCGTCGTCATACTGTTGGTCCAGGAAATGGTTTAATGACTCAA gtGATGGAATCACATTATATAACTCACCTTCAAACTGGgcgtaatataaatgttttaccaAATACAAATTTACCTTTGAATATTCCATTAGTAGAATTTCAATCTcctaaaaattttacaattaaagatCAGCATCTATTGAAACCACCACAAGTTATGGGAGCAA aTAACAACTTTGGTAGACGTGCATCAGATGGTGGTGCAAATTTACAAATGTcacaaaaaatgaattgtacaTTTAGTGAACCAAGTAGCAaagaagatttaaaaaaa CAGGTGAAAATTGATCCAAACGATTTAAGAAACGCAATAATTGATCAATCAAGTAAAGGAAACTTATTATCTGAAGATAATGCTGTATCTACTAGttctag TCGTTATACAAAAGTAATGTGTAATACCTCTAGACATGGGATTGGAAATAAAGAAGAAGCTCAGGCCCaacaaacaaatttacaaaatacaagaACTAGACGTAGTGGTGTATCAACTGTAATGGATAGACCaccag GCCGAGAAAGTTTAAAAGATGTAAGTGGTTATTTGCCTTCTGAACGATATAGTCCTGTACGAAGAACAAGTGAACCAGTTGTTACATCTAGTGAACATCTAGAGCAAcctaatatacgtaatattcaACAGGAACATATTCAACTTCAA CAAAAGTTGAGTGAAAATACATTAGATACCTGGGATCATGCTGAATTACAAATGCTTCATACATATCATTTACAAAGTCTTCAAACATTAGTAGATCAAACTCCATTCATAAATGCAACTACTAATCATCAGG GTAATTCAAATATTCTTAGCCagcatttacaaaatttaaatttacatcaaGCACCTTTAGTTAATGTTCCACAAACCCAAg GTTCAATTACTCAAGGTACTCCAAATATAATGTCCAATCATCAAATTCCAGTTCCATTGGACTTGCgaacgaataataaaataaatcctcAACCAATTATTGTAGTAGAAGATAAAACATTAG aaattagtgAAGAAAGACTTCCAAATCCAGAAATATCACTAATGATAACTAACGAAGAAGGTGGTATGATGGAAGTTGACACATTACTGACAAATTCAGTAAATTCTATGAATACAGGTAATACATTACTAAGAAAGTCAAATACTGATCAACCACTTTCAGCTATACATCATGGTTATGAAGAAATCAATCATATAACTGttgatagaaataatattataactgataTGGACTCATCAACTTGTTTGAAAACTGCTCCACTTTTTTCtgattatattctaaaaagaACAGCTAGTGATGCATTTGTTGTGGACTTATCTGATTTCTATTCCAATTTCACTTCTGGTAACATACTCAACATTGTCAAGTATTTGATATCGTCCAACATTCGGGTATGGCCTGTGCTAGATAGACAAAATGTGTTACAATTTCCAACAGGCTTGCAAATTGAACTGGAAGTGTGTTCAAGTGACACGGGTGCCAactcgtatttaaaaattcaacgaCTTTCTGGAGATTCAACTGAATACAATAACATTTGTCATAGGCTAGTCGAAGACTATTTACcttgtaacaaataa
- the LOC113555669 gene encoding serine/threonine-protein kinase SIK3-like isoform X1 encodes MARVPPHPSAGHNNPLVNRLVRVGYYELEKTIGKGNFAVVKLAKHVVTNSKVAIKIIDKTQLNEDNLKKIFREIQIMSKLNHPHIVRLFQVMETEKMIYLVTEYAAGGEIFDFLVKKGRMDEPAACHIFKQIVEAVSYCHNKNIVHRDLKAENLLLDADNNIKLADFGFSNHFYEGKLLSTWCGSPPYAAPELFQGQEYDGPKADIWSLGVVLYVLVCGSLPFDGNTLKVLRANVLSGMFRVPYFMSAACEHLIRHMLVIEPEKRLSLNQIESHKWIKQLSEPITKKLIVDVNPMMNTAVIELMLQLPGLDKDMIVNSVQQKKFDHVSAIYHLLVDKLDTTVNQSNTTNQSLVNETNINGSVNINSNLIENLPLYSMSLYGQDGSIYDSQQLEKYGDVDIGESASSNKTQDNHPVTTRRHTVGPGNGLMTQVMESHYITHLQTGRNINVLPNTNLPLNIPLVEFQSPKNFTIKDQHLLKPPQVMGANNNFGRRASDGGANLQMSQKMNCTFSEPSSKEDLKKQVKIDPNDLRNAIIDQSSKGNLLSEDNAVSTSSSRYTKVMCNTSRHGIGNKEEAQAQQTNLQNTRTRRSGVSTVMDRPPVISPEVVREVEARMNREYVPPPLPMVSTPRHSHRISQVSVLPTVQELHRHSGRESLKDVSGYLPSERYSPVRRTSEPVVTSSEHLEQPNIRNIQQEHIQLQQKLSENTLDTWDHAELQMLHTYHLQSLQTLVDQTPFINATTNHQGNSNILSQHLQNLNLHQAPLVNVPQTQGSITQGTPNIMSNHQIPVPLDLRTNNKINPQPIIVVEDKTLEISEERLPNPEISLMITNEEGGMMEVDTLLTNSVNSMNTGNTLLRKSNTDQPLSAIHHGYEEINHITVDRNNIITDMDSSTCLKTAPLFSDYILKRTASDAFVVDLSDFYSNFTSGNILNIVKYLISSNIRVWPVLDRQNVLQFPTGLQIELEVCSSDTGANSYLKIQRLSGDSTEYNNICHRLVEDYLPCNK; translated from the exons gttgccattaaaataattgataagacACAATTAAATGaggataatttgaaaaaaatatttagggaaattcaaattatgtcaAAACTTAATCATCCACATATAGTGAGATTATTTCAG GTTATGGAAactgaaaaaatgatttatttggtAACTGAATATGCTGCTGGAGGAGAAATTTtcg attttcttgTAAAAAAAGGAAGAATGGACGAACCTGCTGCTTgtcatattttcaaacaaattgtTGAAGCTGTTAGCTATTgccataataaaaacatagttCATAGAGATTTGAAAGCAGAAAATTTGCTTTTAGATGCTGATAATAACATCAAACTTGCAG attttggaTTTAGCAATCATTTTTACGAAGGAAAATTACTTTCTACTTGGTGTGGTTCTCCTCCTTATGCAGCACCAGAACTATTTCAAGGACAAGAATATGATGGACCAAAAGCTGATATTtgg agtTTAGGTGTAGTATTGTATGTATTGGTTTGTGGTTCTCTTCCGTTTGATGGAAATACTTTAAAAGTACTTCGTGCTAATGTTCTTTCTGGAATGTTTCGTGTGCCATATTTCATGTCAgctg CATGTGAACATTTAATACGACATATGTTAGTCATTGAGCCTGAAAAGAGACTAAGTCTGAATCAAATAGAGTCTCATAAATGGATTAAACAG CTGTCTGAaccaattactaaaaaattaatagtggATGTAAACCCAATGATGAATACAGCAGTAATAGAACTTATGTTACAGTTGCCAGGTCTAGATAAAGATATGATTGTTaat tctgTTCAACAAAAGAAATTTGATCATGTCAGTGCAATTTACCATTTATTGGTTGACAAACTAGATACAACTGTTAATCAAAGCAACACTACTAATCAATCATTAGTTAACGAGACTA atataaatggATCTGTTAATATCAATTCAAatctaattgaaaatttaccgTTATATTCAATGTCACTTTATGGCCAAGACGGTTCAATTTATGATAGCCAGCAATTAGaaaag tatGGTGATGTTGATATCGGAGAATCTGCTAGTTCAAATAAGACTCAAGATAATCATCCAGTGACTACTCGTCGTCATACTGTTGGTCCAGGAAATGGTTTAATGACTCAA gtGATGGAATCACATTATATAACTCACCTTCAAACTGGgcgtaatataaatgttttaccaAATACAAATTTACCTTTGAATATTCCATTAGTAGAATTTCAATCTcctaaaaattttacaattaaagatCAGCATCTATTGAAACCACCACAAGTTATGGGAGCAA aTAACAACTTTGGTAGACGTGCATCAGATGGTGGTGCAAATTTACAAATGTcacaaaaaatgaattgtacaTTTAGTGAACCAAGTAGCAaagaagatttaaaaaaa CAGGTGAAAATTGATCCAAACGATTTAAGAAACGCAATAATTGATCAATCAAGTAAAGGAAACTTATTATCTGAAGATAATGCTGTATCTACTAGttctag TCGTTATACAAAAGTAATGTGTAATACCTCTAGACATGGGATTGGAAATAAAGAAGAAGCTCAGGCCCaacaaacaaatttacaaaatacaagaACTAGACGTAGTGGTGTATCAACTGTAATGGATAGACCaccag tcaTTAGTCCTGAAGTGGTGCGTGAAGTAGAAGCACGTATGAATCGAGAGTATGTACCACCACCATTACCAATGGTCAGCACTCCTAGACATAGTCACCGTATATCTCAGGTTTCCGTTTTACCAACAGTACAAGAACTACATAGACATTCAG GCCGAGAAAGTTTAAAAGATGTAAGTGGTTATTTGCCTTCTGAACGATATAGTCCTGTACGAAGAACAAGTGAACCAGTTGTTACATCTAGTGAACATCTAGAGCAAcctaatatacgtaatattcaACAGGAACATATTCAACTTCAA CAAAAGTTGAGTGAAAATACATTAGATACCTGGGATCATGCTGAATTACAAATGCTTCATACATATCATTTACAAAGTCTTCAAACATTAGTAGATCAAACTCCATTCATAAATGCAACTACTAATCATCAGG GTAATTCAAATATTCTTAGCCagcatttacaaaatttaaatttacatcaaGCACCTTTAGTTAATGTTCCACAAACCCAAg GTTCAATTACTCAAGGTACTCCAAATATAATGTCCAATCATCAAATTCCAGTTCCATTGGACTTGCgaacgaataataaaataaatcctcAACCAATTATTGTAGTAGAAGATAAAACATTAG aaattagtgAAGAAAGACTTCCAAATCCAGAAATATCACTAATGATAACTAACGAAGAAGGTGGTATGATGGAAGTTGACACATTACTGACAAATTCAGTAAATTCTATGAATACAGGTAATACATTACTAAGAAAGTCAAATACTGATCAACCACTTTCAGCTATACATCATGGTTATGAAGAAATCAATCATATAACTGttgatagaaataatattataactgataTGGACTCATCAACTTGTTTGAAAACTGCTCCACTTTTTTCtgattatattctaaaaagaACAGCTAGTGATGCATTTGTTGTGGACTTATCTGATTTCTATTCCAATTTCACTTCTGGTAACATACTCAACATTGTCAAGTATTTGATATCGTCCAACATTCGGGTATGGCCTGTGCTAGATAGACAAAATGTGTTACAATTTCCAACAGGCTTGCAAATTGAACTGGAAGTGTGTTCAAGTGACACGGGTGCCAactcgtatttaaaaattcaacgaCTTTCTGGAGATTCAACTGAATACAATAACATTTGTCATAGGCTAGTCGAAGACTATTTACcttgtaacaaataa
- the LOC113555669 gene encoding serine/threonine-protein kinase SIK3-like isoform X2, with the protein MARVPPHPSAGHNNPLVNRLVRVGYYELEKTIGKGNFAVVKLAKHVVTNSKVAIKIIDKTQLNEDNLKKIFREIQIMSKLNHPHIVRLFQVMETEKMIYLVTEYAAGGEIFDFLVKKGRMDEPAACHIFKQIVEAVSYCHNKNIVHRDLKAENLLLDADNNIKLADFGFSNHFYEGKLLSTWCGSPPYAAPELFQGQEYDGPKADIWSLGVVLYVLVCGSLPFDGNTLKVLRANVLSGMFRVPYFMSAACEHLIRHMLVIEPEKRLSLNQIESHKWIKQLSEPITKKLIVDVNPMMNTAVIELMLQLPGLDKDMIVNSVQQKKFDHVSAIYHLLVDKLDTTVNQSNTTNQSLVNETNINGSVNINSNLIENLPLYSMSLYGQDGSIYDSQQLEKYGDVDIGESASSNKTQDNHPVTTRRHTVGPGNGLMTQVMESHYITHLQTGRNINVLPNTNLPLNIPLVEFQSPKNFTIKDQHLLKPPQVMGANNNFGRRASDGGANLQMSQKMNCTFSEPSSKEDLKKVKIDPNDLRNAIIDQSSKGNLLSEDNAVSTSSSRYTKVMCNTSRHGIGNKEEAQAQQTNLQNTRTRRSGVSTVMDRPPVISPEVVREVEARMNREYVPPPLPMVSTPRHSHRISQVSVLPTVQELHRHSGRESLKDVSGYLPSERYSPVRRTSEPVVTSSEHLEQPNIRNIQQEHIQLQQKLSENTLDTWDHAELQMLHTYHLQSLQTLVDQTPFINATTNHQGNSNILSQHLQNLNLHQAPLVNVPQTQGSITQGTPNIMSNHQIPVPLDLRTNNKINPQPIIVVEDKTLEISEERLPNPEISLMITNEEGGMMEVDTLLTNSVNSMNTGNTLLRKSNTDQPLSAIHHGYEEINHITVDRNNIITDMDSSTCLKTAPLFSDYILKRTASDAFVVDLSDFYSNFTSGNILNIVKYLISSNIRVWPVLDRQNVLQFPTGLQIELEVCSSDTGANSYLKIQRLSGDSTEYNNICHRLVEDYLPCNK; encoded by the exons gttgccattaaaataattgataagacACAATTAAATGaggataatttgaaaaaaatatttagggaaattcaaattatgtcaAAACTTAATCATCCACATATAGTGAGATTATTTCAG GTTATGGAAactgaaaaaatgatttatttggtAACTGAATATGCTGCTGGAGGAGAAATTTtcg attttcttgTAAAAAAAGGAAGAATGGACGAACCTGCTGCTTgtcatattttcaaacaaattgtTGAAGCTGTTAGCTATTgccataataaaaacatagttCATAGAGATTTGAAAGCAGAAAATTTGCTTTTAGATGCTGATAATAACATCAAACTTGCAG attttggaTTTAGCAATCATTTTTACGAAGGAAAATTACTTTCTACTTGGTGTGGTTCTCCTCCTTATGCAGCACCAGAACTATTTCAAGGACAAGAATATGATGGACCAAAAGCTGATATTtgg agtTTAGGTGTAGTATTGTATGTATTGGTTTGTGGTTCTCTTCCGTTTGATGGAAATACTTTAAAAGTACTTCGTGCTAATGTTCTTTCTGGAATGTTTCGTGTGCCATATTTCATGTCAgctg CATGTGAACATTTAATACGACATATGTTAGTCATTGAGCCTGAAAAGAGACTAAGTCTGAATCAAATAGAGTCTCATAAATGGATTAAACAG CTGTCTGAaccaattactaaaaaattaatagtggATGTAAACCCAATGATGAATACAGCAGTAATAGAACTTATGTTACAGTTGCCAGGTCTAGATAAAGATATGATTGTTaat tctgTTCAACAAAAGAAATTTGATCATGTCAGTGCAATTTACCATTTATTGGTTGACAAACTAGATACAACTGTTAATCAAAGCAACACTACTAATCAATCATTAGTTAACGAGACTA atataaatggATCTGTTAATATCAATTCAAatctaattgaaaatttaccgTTATATTCAATGTCACTTTATGGCCAAGACGGTTCAATTTATGATAGCCAGCAATTAGaaaag tatGGTGATGTTGATATCGGAGAATCTGCTAGTTCAAATAAGACTCAAGATAATCATCCAGTGACTACTCGTCGTCATACTGTTGGTCCAGGAAATGGTTTAATGACTCAA gtGATGGAATCACATTATATAACTCACCTTCAAACTGGgcgtaatataaatgttttaccaAATACAAATTTACCTTTGAATATTCCATTAGTAGAATTTCAATCTcctaaaaattttacaattaaagatCAGCATCTATTGAAACCACCACAAGTTATGGGAGCAA aTAACAACTTTGGTAGACGTGCATCAGATGGTGGTGCAAATTTACAAATGTcacaaaaaatgaattgtacaTTTAGTGAACCAAGTAGCAaagaagatttaaaaaaa GTGAAAATTGATCCAAACGATTTAAGAAACGCAATAATTGATCAATCAAGTAAAGGAAACTTATTATCTGAAGATAATGCTGTATCTACTAGttctag TCGTTATACAAAAGTAATGTGTAATACCTCTAGACATGGGATTGGAAATAAAGAAGAAGCTCAGGCCCaacaaacaaatttacaaaatacaagaACTAGACGTAGTGGTGTATCAACTGTAATGGATAGACCaccag tcaTTAGTCCTGAAGTGGTGCGTGAAGTAGAAGCACGTATGAATCGAGAGTATGTACCACCACCATTACCAATGGTCAGCACTCCTAGACATAGTCACCGTATATCTCAGGTTTCCGTTTTACCAACAGTACAAGAACTACATAGACATTCAG GCCGAGAAAGTTTAAAAGATGTAAGTGGTTATTTGCCTTCTGAACGATATAGTCCTGTACGAAGAACAAGTGAACCAGTTGTTACATCTAGTGAACATCTAGAGCAAcctaatatacgtaatattcaACAGGAACATATTCAACTTCAA CAAAAGTTGAGTGAAAATACATTAGATACCTGGGATCATGCTGAATTACAAATGCTTCATACATATCATTTACAAAGTCTTCAAACATTAGTAGATCAAACTCCATTCATAAATGCAACTACTAATCATCAGG GTAATTCAAATATTCTTAGCCagcatttacaaaatttaaatttacatcaaGCACCTTTAGTTAATGTTCCACAAACCCAAg GTTCAATTACTCAAGGTACTCCAAATATAATGTCCAATCATCAAATTCCAGTTCCATTGGACTTGCgaacgaataataaaataaatcctcAACCAATTATTGTAGTAGAAGATAAAACATTAG aaattagtgAAGAAAGACTTCCAAATCCAGAAATATCACTAATGATAACTAACGAAGAAGGTGGTATGATGGAAGTTGACACATTACTGACAAATTCAGTAAATTCTATGAATACAGGTAATACATTACTAAGAAAGTCAAATACTGATCAACCACTTTCAGCTATACATCATGGTTATGAAGAAATCAATCATATAACTGttgatagaaataatattataactgataTGGACTCATCAACTTGTTTGAAAACTGCTCCACTTTTTTCtgattatattctaaaaagaACAGCTAGTGATGCATTTGTTGTGGACTTATCTGATTTCTATTCCAATTTCACTTCTGGTAACATACTCAACATTGTCAAGTATTTGATATCGTCCAACATTCGGGTATGGCCTGTGCTAGATAGACAAAATGTGTTACAATTTCCAACAGGCTTGCAAATTGAACTGGAAGTGTGTTCAAGTGACACGGGTGCCAactcgtatttaaaaattcaacgaCTTTCTGGAGATTCAACTGAATACAATAACATTTGTCATAGGCTAGTCGAAGACTATTTACcttgtaacaaataa